In Crinalium epipsammum PCC 9333, the genomic window GTGAGGGGGCAAGGGCAACGCGGGTGGGGTAATTTTGGACTTTATTAATTTCAAATCTGCTGTAAGTATAAATTTACATCTTGACAGCAATATTTAGATGATTTATTAACATAATTTATATAAGCAAAAGTCAGTAAATTCTTAATAAAACTCTCAAGGTAACTTGCTTATATTATATTTCATGCAATCTCAGCCTTGATTAATTCCTAAGAAACTTAACTAATTGCTCTAACTTTGACCAAGCTGCACCTGTATTTAGAATATCTTTAGCTATAGCGATGCCCTGAGTATGATCTTCTAAAGGTACAGCACCCCCTACCTGAAGTGCTAAAGCAGCATTCAAAGCTACGACATCTTGTTGAGATGGTGTGCCATTTCCTTGTAAGACGTTTCTCAAAATTTCAGCATTTTCTGCAACATCTCCACCACGCAATGCGCCTAAAGTTGCTGGTGTTAAACCTAAATCTTGGGGATTTATTGTAGTTAGCTGCACCTCACCTTGAGACAGTACTGCTAAATCTGTTAAGTCTCCTAAACCAGCTTCATCTAGTTTTTCGCGTCCATGCACAACAATTGCTTGTGATGTACCTAACTGCTTTAAAGCATGAGCAATTGTTGATACTAATGTAGAATCGGACACACCAATTATTTGACCAGTAGGACGTAGCGGATTCACCAAAGGTCCTAATAAATTAAAAACTGTTCGCACCTTCAAAGTTTTTCGCAAAGATGCCACAGCTTTTAACGCGGGATGCCAACCAGGAGCAAATAAAAAGGTAATCCCTACTTCTTGAACTGCTGCCTGTACCTTCTCACTAGCAGCATTCAAATTGACTCCTAGTGCTTCTAAAACGTCAGCAGAACCAACTTTGCTAGAGGCAGAACGGTTGCCATGTTTCGCTACGGGAACACCCGCAGCAGCAGCTACAAAGGCAACAGCAGTAGAAATATTAAAAGTTGAGGCTCCATCTCCACCTGTGCCGCAGGTGTCAATTAAGGGAGTGGGAAGTGGGGAGTGGGGGGTGGATAGTGATGAGGATTGGGATTGCAAAACTTGAGCCATCCCAGCTAATTCATCAGCAGAAACGCTTTTAGCTTGCAATGCAGCTAAGATTGCTCCTGATAGCACTAAAGGGATTTCTTCATTTAGCCATCCTTGCATCAGTTTTGATGCTTGTTCACAAGATAATGATTCTTTATCAAGTAACTGTTGCAGCAAGTTAGACCAAATAGCAGCATCTATTGATGCTAACGAAGTATTTAAATCTTGAGCTACTGGTGAGGTGGAAGTCATAAGCTGTTGTGTTTATAAATTTTCTGTTTTAGGGGGAGAGGAGGGAGGGGAGGAGGGGAGGAGGGTTTGATAACTTTTATATCAATAAAAAATGTACAATTTAAACGCCGTTAACTTAGATGATGTTAATTTCTTGTCTTCATTGTTAATTGTCAAGTTCCTAACATTTGTAAGTTGTACAAACTGGCATAAACTCCGCCTTGTTCTAACAATTCGTTGTGACTACCTGATTCTATTAAACTGCCCTGCTTTAGTACAAAAATGCGATCAACATTACGAATTGTTGAAAGTCTGTGAGCAATAATAATTGCAGTACGGTCTACCAATAATCTATCAAGGGCATCTTGAATTAAAGCTTCTGTACCAACGTCTAAACTAGCGGTTGCTTCGTCTAGTACTAAAATATGCGGATTACGAATTGCTGAACGGGCAAATGCTAATAGTTGCTTTTGACCACCAGATAAATTTGTGCCTCGCTCCCGTAACTGGGTATCATATCCTTGTGGTAGTTGTTCTATAAACTTGTCAACATTTGTTATCTGTGCGGCGGTTTGAACTTCTTCTAGTGAGTAAGTTTCTCCGAGTGTGATGTTAGTTTTAACATCACCAGCA contains:
- the trpD gene encoding anthranilate phosphoribosyltransferase, whose translation is MTSTSPVAQDLNTSLASIDAAIWSNLLQQLLDKESLSCEQASKLMQGWLNEEIPLVLSGAILAALQAKSVSADELAGMAQVLQSQSSSLSTPHSPLPTPLIDTCGTGGDGASTFNISTAVAFVAAAAGVPVAKHGNRSASSKVGSADVLEALGVNLNAASEKVQAAVQEVGITFLFAPGWHPALKAVASLRKTLKVRTVFNLLGPLVNPLRPTGQIIGVSDSTLVSTIAHALKQLGTSQAIVVHGREKLDEAGLGDLTDLAVLSQGEVQLTTINPQDLGLTPATLGALRGGDVAENAEILRNVLQGNGTPSQQDVVALNAALALQVGGAVPLEDHTQGIAIAKDILNTGAAWSKLEQLVKFLRN